A single window of Chloracidobacterium sp. DNA harbors:
- a CDS encoding enoyl-ACP reductase, with protein sequence MMLENKVGVIFGVANKRSIAWACAQACAAQGAKMAFTYQADRLKENVEELVDTLDGCIVVPCDVADQSTVDAAFDAIGKKFGKIDFIVHSIAFAPKEALEGEYVATTREAFRTALEISAFSLSQVALAAAPLMNDGGSIVTMTYYGAEKVVMNYNVMGVAKAALEASTRYLAADLGAKNIRVNAISAGPINTLSARGVKNMGSLLSYIGERSPLKRNVTAAEVGNTTMFLVSDLASGITGETIYVDCGYNIMGV encoded by the coding sequence ATGATGCTTGAAAATAAAGTTGGAGTCATTTTTGGCGTTGCCAACAAGCGTTCGATCGCTTGGGCTTGTGCTCAGGCTTGCGCCGCTCAGGGGGCAAAGATGGCATTTACATATCAGGCCGACCGTTTGAAGGAAAACGTCGAGGAACTTGTCGACACCCTTGATGGTTGTATCGTCGTGCCGTGTGACGTGGCGGATCAGTCAACCGTCGATGCTGCATTCGACGCCATCGGGAAAAAGTTCGGAAAGATCGATTTCATAGTCCATTCGATCGCTTTTGCTCCAAAAGAGGCACTCGAGGGCGAATACGTCGCCACCACCCGCGAGGCATTTCGCACGGCACTTGAGATCAGCGCTTTTTCGCTCTCGCAGGTCGCTCTAGCGGCAGCACCGTTGATGAATGACGGAGGCAGTATCGTGACGATGACCTATTACGGTGCCGAAAAGGTCGTTATGAACTACAACGTGATGGGCGTCGCAAAGGCCGCTCTCGAAGCCTCGACACGGTATCTCGCAGCTGACCTCGGCGCCAAGAATATACGTGTCAACGCGATCTCGGCCGGCCCGATCAACACGCTCTCGGCCCGAGGCGTCAAGAATATGGGGTCACTCCTTAGCTACATCGGCGAACGCTCGCCACTCAAGCGCAATGTGACGGCCGCGGAAGTCGGCAATACAACGATGTTTCTCGTCAGCGATCTCGCGAGCGGAATCACCGGCGAAACGATTTACGTGGACTGTGGCTACAACATTATGGGGGTCTAA
- a CDS encoding TIGR00730 family Rossman fold protein yields the protein MATSKSNKAKSSAPRKKPAVPKTVADVKKRQEEPGYWHLTDDEVLLRSPELEDEYRTSDSWRVFRIMGEFVNGFDHLGTITRGVSIFGSARTREGEPMYEAARETGYLLGAAGFEIITGGGPGIMQAANQGAHQAGAVSVGCNIELPFEQQANPYLTKSLTFKYFMVRKTMFIKYSNAYIIFPGGFGTMDELFEALTLIQTRKIRNFPVVLFGSQYWQGLLQWLTTMMINEKMINAEDIGLIHLTDSPRDAVDFIIKTCYAGIDNDYKR from the coding sequence ATGGCAACATCTAAATCAAACAAAGCAAAATCATCAGCACCGCGAAAGAAACCCGCGGTCCCGAAAACCGTCGCTGACGTTAAGAAGCGTCAGGAAGAACCCGGCTACTGGCACCTCACCGACGACGAGGTACTTTTGCGTTCTCCTGAACTCGAGGACGAATATCGGACCTCAGACTCGTGGCGCGTTTTTCGCATAATGGGTGAGTTTGTCAACGGATTTGACCATCTGGGAACGATTACTCGCGGCGTGTCGATCTTCGGTTCTGCCAGAACTCGCGAAGGTGAACCGATGTACGAAGCAGCCCGCGAAACAGGCTACCTGCTTGGTGCCGCCGGTTTTGAGATCATCACGGGCGGCGGGCCCGGAATTATGCAGGCTGCCAATCAGGGTGCTCATCAGGCCGGTGCGGTCTCGGTCGGCTGCAATATCGAATTGCCGTTCGAACAACAGGCAAATCCATACCTTACGAAATCACTGACATTCAAGTATTTTATGGTCCGCAAGACCATGTTCATCAAATACAGTAACGCCTATATCATCTTCCCCGGCGGTTTTGGCACAATGGATGAGCTATTTGAGGCACTTACCCTAATTCAGACGCGCAAGATCCGAAACTTCCCCGTGGTGCTCTTTGGTTCACAGTACTGGCAGGGCCTTTTGCAGTGGCTGACCACGATGATGATCAATGAAAAGATGATCAACGCCGAAGACATTGGCCTAATACATCTGACGGACTCGCCTCGCGACGCTGTCGATTTCATCATCAAAACCTGTTATGCGGGGATCGATAACGACTATAAAAGGTAA
- a CDS encoding divalent-cation tolerance protein CutA, translated as MTTVESQSDATVLAEKLVTGQFAACVQILPAMMSVYIWEGEVQKESEHLLLIKTTREKWVEVRDFISANHSYDVPEIVAIDAEKVAGPYLEWISRSLQN; from the coding sequence ATGACAACCGTTGAAAGCCAGTCTGACGCGACCGTCTTGGCAGAAAAACTCGTCACCGGGCAGTTTGCGGCGTGTGTCCAAATATTGCCTGCAATGATGTCCGTGTATATCTGGGAGGGCGAAGTGCAAAAGGAAAGCGAGCATCTGCTGTTGATAAAGACAACCCGTGAAAAATGGGTGGAAGTCCGAGATTTCATTTCCGCAAACCACAGCTATGACGTACCTGAAATCGTCGCGATCGATGCGGAAAAGGTCGCCGGCCCATATCTCGAATGGATCAGCCGCTCACTACAAAACTAG
- a CDS encoding M48 family metallopeptidase — translation MAKKKPDGEETSTTLTKSLSVRCRYCGQKNAVKEGYVNGDAVCGKCKLPLSNAPHKKFAALNKHEYIHPADSKALAALRAIPGIDTALKKLLAVTGESAIRVSFMASAIKVTPKQCPDLYAKLQIACTTLGVDMPDMFIQQNPMVNAFTGGVERPVIVLHSALIERLTDEETLAVIAHEVGHIHAEHVLYLTAARLMEALANLSVARLIPGSDIIKFIVSAGISSALLAWSRRAELSCDRAALLVTQDPHVIGRTMMKLGGGTLASKVDYDQFLEQAREFQTNYDENKLDKFWADIINAGLSHPFPVWRVSEILQWVETGDYERVMNEH, via the coding sequence ATGGCAAAGAAGAAACCCGACGGTGAAGAAACATCGACCACTTTAACTAAGAGCCTTTCCGTGCGCTGTAGATATTGTGGACAGAAGAATGCAGTAAAGGAAGGATACGTAAACGGCGACGCTGTATGCGGCAAGTGCAAACTCCCGTTGTCGAACGCACCGCATAAGAAGTTCGCGGCCCTCAACAAGCACGAATACATCCACCCGGCCGACAGCAAGGCACTTGCGGCATTGCGAGCTATTCCGGGCATCGACACCGCCCTTAAGAAGCTTCTGGCCGTTACCGGTGAGTCCGCGATCCGCGTGTCATTTATGGCGTCCGCGATCAAGGTCACACCCAAGCAGTGTCCGGACCTTTATGCAAAGCTCCAGATCGCCTGCACGACGCTTGGCGTCGATATGCCGGATATGTTCATCCAGCAAAATCCTATGGTCAACGCATTCACCGGTGGCGTCGAACGCCCGGTGATCGTCCTCCATTCGGCGCTGATAGAACGCCTTACGGATGAAGAGACTCTGGCGGTAATTGCTCACGAAGTGGGTCACATACACGCCGAACACGTACTTTATTTGACGGCTGCACGCCTGATGGAAGCTTTAGCAAACCTGTCGGTCGCCCGACTGATACCGGGAAGCGACATAATTAAATTTATAGTTTCAGCAGGCATATCGAGTGCACTACTCGCGTGGTCACGGCGTGCCGAGCTTTCCTGTGATAGGGCCGCACTGCTTGTAACGCAGGATCCGCACGTGATCGGCCGTACAATGATGAAACTCGGTGGAGGCACGCTCGCGTCAAAGGTCGATTACGACCAGTTTCTGGAGCAAGCTCGCGAATTTCAAACGAATTACGACGAGAACAAACTCGACAAATTCTGGGCCGACATCATCAACGCCGGCCTCTCGCATCCATTTCCGGTCTGGCGGGTCTCGGAGATCCTGCAGTGGGTGGAAACAGGCGATTACGAACGCGTGATGAATGAACATTAA